Proteins encoded within one genomic window of Variovorax sp. OAS795:
- a CDS encoding VOC family protein, whose protein sequence is MQATVPGPLASVSRVNGTPNPGLTPMMLNHAAWVTPDAQASADFYTRLMGMEIASTVVDDHVPSTGDKIPYFHIFFRMGDGSTLAFFEAPGVPPPAKATHPAYNIFNHVALQAKDSDEVLKWYEWLTSQGVPVVGPTDHKGMILSIYFHDPAGIRLEITTPLDTEWNRHTEKGYEDLKRWVACKEQAKAEGRDVPEALTEMIGNLRKRYD, encoded by the coding sequence ATGCAAGCCACCGTACCCGGACCGCTCGCGTCCGTTTCCCGCGTAAACGGCACTCCCAATCCCGGTCTTACGCCCATGATGCTGAATCATGCTGCGTGGGTGACGCCCGACGCGCAGGCCTCGGCCGATTTCTACACCCGTCTGATGGGCATGGAAATCGCCAGCACGGTGGTGGACGATCACGTCCCGTCCACCGGCGACAAGATCCCGTACTTCCACATCTTCTTCCGCATGGGTGATGGCTCGACGCTGGCTTTCTTCGAGGCGCCCGGTGTGCCGCCACCGGCCAAGGCCACGCATCCGGCCTACAACATCTTCAACCACGTAGCACTGCAGGCCAAGGACAGCGACGAAGTGCTCAAGTGGTATGAGTGGCTCACATCGCAGGGCGTGCCGGTGGTCGGCCCGACAGATCACAAGGGGATGATCCTGTCCATCTACTTCCACGACCCAGCGGGCATTCGCCTGGAGATCACCACGCCGCTGGACACGGAATGGAACCGGCACACCGAGAAGGGCTATGAAGACTTGAAGCGGTGGGTGGCTTGCAAGGAGCAGGCCAAGGCCGAGGGCCGTGACGTGCCCGAGGCATTGACCGAGATGATCGGAAATCTGCGCAAGCGTTATGACTGA
- a CDS encoding transporter substrate-binding domain-containing protein has product MDFSQHDVQTLAPTGTLRATINLGNPVLAQQVGDQAPTGVSVDLARALANQLGIDLQLVVLDGAAKAVEAVANEQADIGFFAVDPDRAKGVEFTGPYVLIEGCYLVREDSPIQDNAEVDRAGIRVGVGQGSAYDLYLTRILQNAAVVRGSTSPAVVDTFIEMSLDVAAGVRQQLESDALRLGGLRLLPGRFMVIQQAMGLPKARGTLAASLLRDFVEDMKASGFVQESLKRNGIDGAIVARPSCRP; this is encoded by the coding sequence ATGGACTTCTCGCAGCATGACGTCCAGACGCTGGCCCCCACCGGAACCTTGCGTGCCACGATCAATCTTGGCAACCCTGTCCTGGCGCAACAGGTGGGAGACCAAGCCCCCACGGGAGTTTCGGTGGACCTCGCCCGTGCGCTCGCTAACCAACTTGGAATCGATCTTCAACTTGTCGTACTTGATGGTGCCGCCAAGGCCGTTGAGGCGGTGGCGAACGAGCAGGCTGACATCGGCTTCTTTGCTGTCGATCCGGACCGAGCGAAAGGCGTCGAGTTCACCGGTCCTTACGTGCTGATCGAAGGGTGCTACTTGGTGCGGGAGGATTCGCCCATTCAAGACAACGCCGAAGTCGATCGCGCAGGTATTCGAGTCGGCGTCGGGCAGGGCAGCGCGTACGACCTGTACTTGACGCGCATACTTCAGAACGCCGCCGTCGTACGTGGTTCGACATCACCGGCCGTCGTCGACACCTTCATCGAAATGAGCCTAGACGTGGCCGCCGGCGTGAGGCAGCAACTGGAATCGGATGCACTGAGGTTGGGCGGGTTGCGGCTACTTCCTGGTCGATTCATGGTCATACAGCAGGCCATGGGTCTGCCGAAGGCGCGCGGAACTTTGGCAGCATCTCTGCTGCGTGATTTCGTGGAAGACATGAAAGCGTCCGGCTTTGTCCAAGAAAGTTTGAAGCGAAACGGCATTGACGGCGCAATCGTCGCCAGGCCGTCGTGTCGCCCTTGA
- a CDS encoding ABC transporter substrate-binding protein, which produces MLISRKTAVVASVLLVAASASFAQGKEIPVGVFNAQTGTYAFGGVPIQAAMKLALEEANAAGLPGGNRFKIVEGDTAGEKGQVISLVNQFAKRDNVMLILGPTISGEALAGAPVANELKVPIMAIGSSAGILATGPWAFKIQSTPTDFMGHLGKLAVEQLGIKRVTLIHDQSNDGYVLQTNALADYFKKANTQIVANEKFVSSESNFLALATKVATTPTDAIFIAAPAEVSANVIIQIRQAGLDPKVRFIGPSTLGSAGFVKAGGKAVEGTYVVSDYSPANPSPMNQAFVKAYIAKYKIAPDNWAGMGYGLAQVAIQAVRNAGPAPDRTKIRDELAKLNNVPMVLGNGTWSVDAGRNPSYGGVLLQVKNGSFVSATP; this is translated from the coding sequence ATGCTCATCTCACGCAAAACCGCCGTCGTAGCCTCGGTGCTGCTCGTCGCGGCCAGCGCATCCTTTGCCCAGGGCAAGGAGATTCCGGTCGGCGTGTTCAACGCGCAAACCGGGACCTACGCCTTCGGCGGCGTCCCAATCCAGGCGGCCATGAAGCTCGCGCTGGAAGAAGCCAATGCGGCGGGCCTGCCGGGCGGCAACAGGTTCAAAATCGTGGAAGGCGACACCGCCGGCGAGAAAGGGCAGGTGATCAGCCTGGTCAACCAGTTCGCCAAGCGCGACAACGTGATGCTGATCCTGGGCCCGACTATCAGCGGGGAAGCGCTGGCCGGCGCGCCGGTGGCCAATGAACTCAAGGTGCCGATCATGGCCATCGGCAGTTCGGCCGGCATTCTGGCCACCGGCCCGTGGGCCTTCAAGATCCAGTCCACGCCTACCGATTTTATGGGCCACCTGGGCAAGCTGGCTGTCGAGCAGCTCGGCATCAAGCGTGTCACGCTCATCCACGACCAGAGCAACGACGGCTACGTGCTGCAGACCAACGCGCTGGCCGATTACTTCAAGAAGGCGAACACGCAGATCGTAGCCAATGAGAAGTTCGTCTCGTCCGAATCGAACTTCCTGGCGCTGGCCACCAAGGTGGCCACCACCCCGACCGACGCCATCTTCATCGCGGCACCCGCCGAGGTGTCGGCCAATGTGATCATCCAGATCCGGCAGGCCGGGCTCGATCCCAAAGTCAGGTTCATCGGACCTTCCACGCTCGGGTCGGCCGGCTTCGTCAAGGCGGGCGGCAAGGCGGTGGAGGGCACGTACGTCGTGTCCGACTACTCGCCGGCCAACCCGTCGCCGATGAATCAGGCGTTCGTGAAGGCGTACATTGCCAAGTACAAGATCGCCCCGGACAACTGGGCCGGCATGGGTTACGGACTGGCCCAGGTCGCGATTCAGGCGGTGCGTAACGCCGGTCCAGCGCCCGACCGCACGAAGATCCGCGACGAATTGGCCAAGCTCAACAACGTGCCTATGGTGCTAGGCAATGGCACTTGGAGTGTGGATGCCGGGCGCAACCCCAGCTATGGCGGCGTGCTGCTGCAGGTCAAGAACGGCAGCTTCGTTTCGGCGACACCGTGA
- a CDS encoding DUF3237 domain-containing protein, which translates to MTAVALEPLFRIKAEVTAPPQFVGAVPHGFTRRVMTVSGGYFTGETLSGKVLPGGADVVLERPDGGLHLDVRLVLQTDQGELVYMTYNGRRNGPTLEVMRKIVNRESIEPGEDYFRVVVQFETAAPRLLWLNDKVAVGTGTRESDGPVYDVWVVA; encoded by the coding sequence ATGACGGCAGTCGCGCTTGAGCCGCTTTTCAGGATTAAGGCCGAAGTCACCGCACCGCCCCAGTTCGTGGGTGCCGTGCCGCACGGTTTCACACGCCGCGTGATGACCGTCAGCGGTGGTTATTTCACGGGCGAGACGCTGAGTGGCAAGGTGCTGCCCGGCGGTGCCGACGTGGTGCTGGAGCGGCCCGACGGCGGGCTGCATCTGGATGTGCGCCTGGTGCTGCAGACCGATCAGGGCGAACTGGTCTATATGACCTACAACGGGCGCCGCAACGGCCCGACACTCGAGGTCATGCGCAAGATCGTCAACCGGGAGTCCATCGAGCCGGGTGAGGACTACTTCCGCGTGGTGGTGCAGTTCGAGACCGCAGCGCCGCGGCTGCTGTGGCTCAACGACAAGGTCGCGGTCGGCACCGGCACCCGCGAATCCGATGGTCCAGTCTATGACGTGTGGGTCGTGGCGTGA
- a CDS encoding 2Fe-2S iron-sulfur cluster-binding protein has translation MFRVTYIHPDGQTSEVEAADGANLMTVATAHGIEGIVGDCGGVMSCATCHVIVQAPWDEKLGARSENEDQMLDYTAAPREAASRLCCQIVMNAAIDGICVRIADPQL, from the coding sequence ATGTTCAGGGTCACCTACATCCACCCAGACGGCCAGACCAGCGAGGTCGAAGCAGCCGACGGCGCCAACCTCATGACAGTGGCCACTGCTCACGGCATTGAGGGCATTGTCGGCGATTGCGGTGGCGTCATGAGCTGTGCCACCTGCCACGTGATCGTTCAAGCGCCTTGGGATGAAAAGTTGGGCGCGCGCAGCGAGAACGAGGACCAGATGCTCGACTACACCGCAGCGCCGCGCGAAGCGGCCAGCCGACTGTGCTGCCAGATCGTGATGAATGCCGCCATCGACGGCATCTGCGTGCGGATCGCCGATCCGCAGCTATAG
- a CDS encoding cytochrome P450 encodes MSDIRKPGAWRARSPISEVDPPEHGGVRAALQRILSPLVVKSWRERFAARAEQVADDALARGEIDGVADITESFVLSVFPEVLGVSVPPERIKQTGELNFNQLGPNNARLAAAMERTSPIMDWYAQVLQREHMLPGGFGEKIYLAEDAGELAAGTAPLHVRSFFRAGVDTTMAGIGSTLMYLSRHPDQLDAVKADPGKIKSAFEEALRLEAPAQVMFRVTTRDVELGGVRLRADTKVGYHMGAANRDPRQWDDPDRFDIRRQTIGVHRSFGVGAHVCIGQMIARAEAETILGALLRRVKAIEPAGTPRWRPVNTLRTLDTLPLRLVPA; translated from the coding sequence ATGAGCGACATCCGCAAGCCGGGCGCGTGGCGCGCGCGCAGTCCGATCAGCGAAGTGGACCCGCCCGAACACGGCGGCGTGCGCGCTGCGCTGCAGCGCATCCTGTCGCCCCTGGTGGTCAAGAGCTGGCGCGAGCGCTTCGCCGCGCGCGCCGAACAGGTGGCCGACGACGCGCTCGCACGCGGCGAGATCGACGGCGTGGCCGACATCACCGAATCCTTCGTGCTCAGCGTGTTCCCCGAAGTGCTGGGGGTGTCGGTGCCGCCCGAGCGCATCAAGCAGACCGGCGAGCTCAACTTCAACCAGCTCGGGCCTAACAACGCCCGCCTGGCCGCGGCCATGGAGCGCACCTCACCCATCATGGACTGGTATGCCCAGGTGCTGCAGCGCGAGCACATGCTGCCCGGCGGCTTCGGCGAGAAGATCTACCTGGCCGAGGACGCCGGAGAACTGGCCGCGGGCACGGCGCCGCTGCACGTGCGCAGCTTCTTTCGGGCCGGCGTAGACACCACCATGGCGGGCATCGGCTCCACGCTGATGTACCTCTCGCGCCATCCGGATCAGCTCGATGCAGTGAAGGCCGATCCCGGCAAGATCAAGAGCGCCTTCGAAGAAGCCCTGAGGTTGGAGGCCCCGGCGCAGGTGATGTTCCGGGTGACCACGCGCGATGTGGAACTGGGCGGCGTGCGGCTGCGCGCCGACACCAAGGTCGGCTACCACATGGGCGCGGCCAATCGCGATCCGCGCCAATGGGACGACCCGGACCGCTTCGACATCCGTCGCCAGACCATCGGAGTGCACCGCTCGTTCGGCGTCGGAGCGCACGTGTGCATCGGCCAGATGATTGCGCGGGCCGAAGCCGAGACCATTCTGGGTGCGCTGCTGCGCCGTGTGAAAGCCATCGAACCCGCAGGCACGCCGCGCTGGCGCCCGGTCAACACGCTGCGCACCTTGGACACGCTGCCCTTGCGCCTCGTGCCAGCCTGA
- the prpF gene encoding 2-methylaconitate cis-trans isomerase PrpF, whose translation MPQLRIQATYMRGGTSKGVFFSLADLPEKARKPGPARDALMLRVTGSPDPYGKQIDGMGGATSSTSKVVIVSPSTRDDCDVDYLFGAVSVESPVVDWSGNCGNLTSAVGPFAIERGLVQAPRDGVGTVRIWQANIRKKIVAQVPMRDGEVLETGGFELDGVTFPAAEIKLEFLEPGAGEDGEGGAMFPTGRTIDTLDVPGVGVVEATLINAGNPTIFVDAARLGLTGAELQPEVNADRALLARCEAIRANATVAMSLARTAAEATEKRPHTPKLAFVSPPVAYTASSGKQLRTEDMNLSARIFSMGKLHHAMTGTGAVAIAVAAAIPGTLVARVLGAGRYEAIRFGHPSGTLTVGADASEANGAWTVNKAIMSRSARRLMDGQVFLPDDWHQ comes from the coding sequence ATGCCTCAACTTCGAATTCAAGCCACCTACATGCGAGGCGGCACAAGCAAGGGTGTGTTCTTCAGTCTGGCCGACCTTCCTGAGAAGGCCCGGAAGCCCGGTCCCGCGCGCGATGCATTGATGCTCCGAGTCACGGGCAGTCCAGACCCCTATGGGAAACAGATCGATGGCATGGGAGGTGCCACGTCCAGCACCAGCAAGGTTGTAATCGTTAGCCCAAGCACCCGTGACGACTGCGATGTCGACTATCTGTTCGGCGCGGTATCTGTCGAATCGCCCGTTGTTGACTGGAGTGGCAATTGCGGCAATCTCACATCGGCCGTCGGTCCCTTCGCGATCGAGCGGGGCCTCGTGCAAGCGCCTAGAGACGGCGTTGGCACTGTGCGCATCTGGCAAGCGAACATCCGAAAGAAGATCGTTGCTCAGGTGCCAATGCGCGACGGCGAAGTTCTCGAGACCGGGGGCTTCGAACTCGACGGCGTGACATTTCCAGCGGCCGAGATCAAGCTGGAGTTCTTGGAACCGGGGGCGGGCGAGGACGGCGAAGGTGGTGCGATGTTCCCGACCGGAAGAACTATCGACACGCTTGACGTTCCAGGTGTTGGAGTGGTGGAGGCGACCCTCATCAACGCCGGGAATCCGACGATCTTTGTCGACGCCGCAAGGCTTGGCCTGACGGGTGCAGAACTGCAACCCGAAGTCAACGCCGACCGCGCTCTGCTTGCCCGGTGTGAAGCGATCCGGGCGAACGCGACCGTTGCCATGAGTCTGGCAAGGACGGCCGCAGAGGCCACCGAAAAGCGTCCGCATACGCCAAAACTCGCGTTTGTCTCTCCGCCAGTTGCATACACGGCCTCGAGCGGCAAGCAACTTCGCACGGAGGACATGAATCTCTCCGCGCGGATTTTTTCTATGGGCAAGCTGCACCATGCCATGACCGGCACGGGAGCCGTCGCTATTGCGGTGGCTGCCGCCATTCCAGGAACCCTGGTAGCTCGCGTCCTTGGTGCGGGACGCTACGAGGCAATCCGGTTTGGTCATCCCTCTGGAACGCTGACCGTTGGTGCGGACGCGTCCGAGGCAAACGGCGCTTGGACTGTAAACAAGGCAATCATGAGCCGAAGTGCCAGGCGACTCATGGACGGTCAAGTCTTCTTGCCCGACGACTGGCACCAGTGA
- a CDS encoding branched-chain amino acid ABC transporter permease: MLMQQVINGIVVGSVYGLFALGFTLLFGINHIMNMAHGSVFMWGAFAGLYAVIALDAPIYVALLAGMLAGGLISVVLDFVAFRPLRRRNSPEFSAIVSSIGADLVLLAIAQKVSNTAILRFPFDAFPVVIFTVLGLRIQLLQLVIIGLVVVMVFSLVWYLYRTGSGQRIRAVAYSEQTSRLLGINPGPVNMQVFFISGALAGMAGVLIGLVFNSVHFTMGEPLLLRAFVIIIIGGLGSIPGALIAGMLIGIVQTLSVAYIGSGVAEAIVFLSLFIVIVLRPTGLFGQTTAAMRVQRA; this comes from the coding sequence ATGCTGATGCAACAAGTGATCAACGGGATCGTGGTCGGCAGCGTGTATGGCCTCTTCGCGCTGGGCTTCACGTTGCTGTTCGGGATCAACCACATCATGAACATGGCCCATGGGTCCGTGTTCATGTGGGGCGCTTTTGCGGGCTTGTATGCGGTGATCGCATTGGACGCGCCGATCTACGTGGCGCTGCTGGCCGGTATGCTGGCGGGTGGCCTGATCTCGGTGGTTCTGGACTTCGTGGCCTTCCGGCCGCTGCGCAGACGCAATTCACCCGAGTTCTCGGCCATCGTCTCGTCCATCGGCGCCGATCTGGTGCTGCTGGCCATCGCGCAGAAGGTGTCGAACACCGCGATCCTGCGCTTTCCGTTCGATGCCTTTCCGGTGGTCATCTTCACCGTGCTGGGTTTGCGGATCCAGTTGCTTCAGCTGGTGATCATCGGGCTGGTGGTGGTCATGGTGTTCTCGCTGGTCTGGTATCTGTACCGCACCGGCTCCGGCCAGCGTATCCGCGCGGTGGCCTATTCCGAACAGACCTCTCGCCTCTTGGGCATCAACCCGGGGCCAGTGAACATGCAGGTGTTCTTCATCTCCGGCGCACTGGCGGGCATGGCAGGCGTGCTGATCGGTTTGGTCTTCAACTCGGTGCACTTCACCATGGGCGAGCCGCTGTTGCTGCGCGCCTTCGTGATCATCATCATCGGCGGATTGGGCAGCATTCCAGGGGCGCTGATCGCCGGCATGCTGATCGGCATCGTGCAGACGCTCAGCGTCGCTTACATCGGCTCGGGCGTTGCGGAGGCGATCGTATTCCTGTCGCTCTTCATCGTCATCGTGCTGCGGCCCACGGGCCTGTTCGGCCAGACCACTGCAGCGATGCGGGTGCAGCGCGCATGA
- a CDS encoding tripartite tricarboxylate transporter substrate binding protein, which yields MESNIKRRTFLAAAGVTTIGALLPGLSAAAEDWPSKPVRLMVPFPAGAGADAMARLIGRKLEEQLGKPIVVENKNGATGTICADYVAKSAPDGYTFMLAHVSANAIGPLLVAKGRFDPIKDFTPIGMIGITPHVLAVNPKTGVNSVQELIAKAKAEPGKLTFMSAGIGSAPHIGGEAFKSQAQVDMLHVPFKGTGEAMIALLGGEVDMTFSSTGSAMQHIRSGKLRAIAVTSPKRLPQLPNVPTIGETLKGYELMTWYGIAGPAKLPPAIVSRMEAALQTVLKQPDVIKKLEELDAEVRPGTSAQFGRFWADEVARYQKLIVDTKLKA from the coding sequence ATGGAATCAAACATCAAGCGTCGCACCTTTCTGGCTGCGGCGGGCGTCACCACCATAGGTGCACTGCTGCCCGGGCTGTCCGCGGCTGCCGAAGACTGGCCATCCAAGCCTGTCCGCCTCATGGTCCCATTTCCCGCCGGCGCGGGGGCGGATGCCATGGCTCGTCTTATTGGGCGAAAGCTGGAAGAGCAACTCGGCAAGCCCATCGTCGTCGAAAACAAGAACGGCGCTACGGGAACGATCTGTGCGGACTACGTCGCCAAGTCAGCGCCGGACGGCTACACCTTCATGCTTGCCCACGTCAGCGCCAACGCCATCGGTCCTCTGTTGGTAGCAAAGGGTCGCTTCGATCCCATCAAGGATTTCACGCCCATCGGCATGATCGGCATCACCCCGCACGTTCTGGCCGTCAATCCGAAGACAGGCGTCAACTCCGTGCAGGAGCTTATCGCTAAGGCAAAGGCGGAACCCGGGAAACTGACCTTCATGTCTGCAGGTATCGGCAGCGCACCTCATATCGGCGGGGAGGCGTTCAAGAGTCAGGCCCAGGTCGACATGCTCCACGTTCCGTTCAAGGGAACCGGTGAGGCCATGATCGCCTTGTTGGGCGGCGAGGTCGATATGACCTTCAGTTCCACTGGGTCCGCCATGCAGCACATTCGATCGGGAAAGCTGCGGGCCATCGCGGTCACGTCGCCCAAGCGTCTGCCTCAGTTGCCCAACGTGCCGACGATTGGCGAAACGCTCAAAGGCTACGAGTTAATGACGTGGTACGGGATCGCCGGTCCGGCAAAGCTACCACCCGCAATCGTCAGCCGGATGGAGGCCGCTCTGCAAACCGTGCTGAAGCAACCGGATGTCATCAAGAAGCTGGAAGAGCTCGACGCAGAAGTCCGTCCGGGCACCTCGGCGCAATTTGGAAGATTTTGGGCTGATGAAGTCGCTCGCTACCAGAAGCTCATTGTCGATACCAAGCTGAAAGCGTGA
- a CDS encoding SDR family oxidoreductase — protein sequence MSEAIFDGKVAVVTGAGSGVGLAMVHQLLGAGARVALVDRDAAALEDAASGLDRARVLTVCADVANAADVQRYVDETLARFGRIDLFHNNAAIVGPQSQLLDFDIDTFDRIFAVNVRGVLLGLQAVGRVMRAAGQGTMVNTASVSGQRSSRPEAGLAVYGASKAAVIRMTQQAALELAPHGIRINCVCPGPIDTPLLRSTFQIEGRSAEEAERALKLHFANQPLGRAATADEVAHLVFWLLGPQASFVTGGVYNVDGGLTA from the coding sequence ATGAGCGAGGCCATCTTTGACGGCAAGGTCGCAGTTGTCACCGGGGCGGGCAGCGGCGTGGGCCTGGCAATGGTGCACCAACTGCTTGGCGCTGGCGCGAGGGTCGCCCTAGTCGACCGGGATGCTGCGGCGCTCGAGGACGCGGCGAGTGGCCTGGACAGGGCGCGCGTGCTGACGGTGTGCGCCGACGTGGCCAACGCTGCCGACGTGCAGCGCTACGTCGACGAGACGCTGGCCCGCTTCGGCCGCATCGACCTATTTCACAACAACGCGGCCATCGTCGGGCCGCAATCGCAACTGCTCGATTTCGACATCGACACCTTCGACCGCATCTTTGCAGTCAACGTGCGCGGCGTGCTGCTCGGCCTTCAGGCCGTGGGCCGCGTCATGCGGGCGGCGGGGCAGGGCACCATGGTCAACACCGCGTCCGTGTCGGGCCAGCGCAGCAGCCGGCCAGAGGCCGGGCTGGCCGTCTACGGCGCGTCCAAGGCGGCGGTGATCCGCATGACGCAACAGGCCGCGCTCGAGCTTGCACCGCACGGCATTCGCATCAACTGCGTCTGCCCGGGCCCCATAGACACGCCGCTGCTGCGTAGCACCTTCCAGATCGAGGGCCGCAGCGCCGAGGAAGCCGAGCGCGCGCTCAAGCTGCACTTTGCCAACCAGCCCTTGGGCAGGGCGGCCACGGCCGACGAGGTGGCTCATCTGGTGTTCTGGTTGCTGGGGCCGCAGGCCAGCTTCGTGACCGGCGGCGTCTACAATGTCGACGGGGGTTTGACGGCTTGA
- a CDS encoding nuclear transport factor 2 family protein yields MKFPCLPVHDELEIRSLFARYGHWADAGDARFVELFTPDATWTRGNSPPASLGGSGLPPETIRGRERLGALMVEVMQKKFCQRMHHQFTDFYVEPGEDADDALGHARALITDWRHGPGRIAMFGTYALRFRRTADGWRICDATVRVLPD; encoded by the coding sequence TTGAAATTTCCCTGCCTACCTGTCCACGACGAGCTGGAAATCCGTTCGCTCTTCGCACGCTATGGCCACTGGGCGGACGCCGGCGACGCCCGCTTCGTCGAACTGTTCACGCCGGATGCGACCTGGACGCGCGGCAACTCGCCGCCGGCGTCGTTGGGCGGATCCGGGCTGCCGCCTGAAACCATCCGCGGACGCGAGCGGCTCGGTGCACTGATGGTCGAAGTGATGCAGAAGAAGTTTTGCCAGCGGATGCACCACCAGTTCACCGATTTCTATGTCGAGCCCGGCGAGGATGCGGATGACGCACTCGGCCATGCCCGTGCACTCATCACCGACTGGCGCCACGGCCCCGGAAGGATCGCCATGTTCGGCACGTACGCGCTGCGATTCAGGCGCACCGCCGATGGCTGGCGAATCTGTGACGCCACGGTTCGCGTGCTTCCGGACTGA
- a CDS encoding SDR family NAD(P)-dependent oxidoreductase: protein MKISSHSLPRVALITGGASGLGLAAGHRLAADGLTIALADLDTDKAQAAAQQLPGSGHIGLRCDVADEASVKASFEAVVARLGEVSVLACFAGILSTARNPGRLATTEITLEEWDRVMQINARGSFLCIREMLRRAAGQLMEHGRIVTVASLAGQMGGMQSGAAYSASKGAVLALSKVAAREAASLGITVNTISPGPVDTPMLQLTVPPGHGDQKYLGTAGVPLGRIGLPEEIAAAVSYLVSPGAAFVTGSTIDVNGGMLMR, encoded by the coding sequence ATGAAAATCTCATCTCACAGCCTTCCTCGTGTTGCATTGATCACCGGCGGCGCAAGCGGCCTTGGCTTGGCGGCGGGCCACCGGCTGGCGGCGGACGGGCTGACTATCGCTTTGGCAGACCTGGACACCGACAAGGCGCAAGCCGCGGCGCAACAACTGCCGGGCAGCGGCCACATCGGACTGCGCTGCGACGTTGCGGATGAAGCCAGCGTGAAAGCAAGCTTCGAAGCGGTTGTTGCGCGCCTGGGCGAAGTGAGCGTTCTGGCGTGTTTCGCGGGCATCCTGAGTACGGCGAGAAACCCCGGGCGACTGGCCACCACGGAGATCACCCTGGAGGAGTGGGACCGGGTGATGCAGATCAACGCGCGGGGCAGTTTCCTGTGCATTCGCGAGATGCTGCGCCGTGCCGCCGGCCAGCTGATGGAACACGGGCGCATCGTCACCGTCGCCTCGCTCGCGGGACAGATGGGTGGCATGCAAAGCGGCGCTGCGTACAGTGCCTCCAAGGGGGCGGTGCTTGCCTTGTCGAAAGTGGCGGCGCGTGAGGCGGCCTCCCTGGGCATCACGGTCAATACGATCTCACCGGGCCCGGTCGACACGCCCATGCTGCAACTGACCGTACCGCCGGGCCACGGCGACCAGAAATACCTGGGCACCGCCGGCGTGCCGCTCGGCCGAATCGGCCTGCCCGAAGAAATCGCCGCGGCGGTGAGTTACCTGGTGTCGCCGGGCGCGGCCTTCGTGACCGGTTCGACCATCGATGTCAACGGCGGCATGCTGATGCGCTGA
- a CDS encoding SDR family oxidoreductase — translation MTGAGSGIGKAIALRLADEGARVLAVDIDPEALAGLPVSDVFQTELADVNAIDTPARIVQRCVDAFGSIRVLVNNAGLGNCPAFHETSDADYDKWIDINLRSNFRITREAFPELLKSRGVVLNIASSLGLVGYRRQAVYSMAKAGVIGLTRNLAADYADRGIRVNAIAPGIIATPQTATRLGTARFHASIVGTMPMGRPGQPEEVAGPAAFLCSDDAGFVTGQVLTVDGGQTTSAYVSDAMVACWVDAHPES, via the coding sequence GTGACGGGCGCGGGCTCCGGCATCGGCAAAGCGATCGCGCTTCGTCTGGCCGACGAGGGCGCGCGCGTGCTGGCGGTGGACATCGACCCTGAGGCGTTGGCCGGTCTGCCGGTGTCAGACGTCTTCCAGACCGAGCTGGCCGACGTCAATGCAATCGATACGCCGGCTCGGATCGTCCAGCGCTGTGTCGATGCCTTCGGCAGCATCCGCGTCTTGGTCAATAACGCTGGCCTGGGCAACTGCCCCGCATTCCACGAAACCAGCGATGCAGATTACGACAAGTGGATCGACATCAACCTGCGCAGCAACTTCCGCATCACGCGGGAGGCTTTCCCCGAGCTGCTGAAGTCACGCGGCGTGGTGCTCAACATTGCGTCGTCGCTGGGCCTCGTCGGCTACCGTAGGCAGGCGGTGTACTCGATGGCCAAGGCCGGCGTCATTGGCTTGACGCGCAACCTGGCCGCTGATTACGCTGATCGCGGGATCCGTGTCAACGCCATCGCGCCGGGCATCATCGCCACGCCCCAGACCGCTACGCGCCTTGGCACCGCACGTTTCCACGCCAGCATCGTCGGCACCATGCCGATGGGCCGCCCAGGCCAGCCAGAGGAGGTTGCGGGTCCAGCGGCATTTCTGTGCAGCGACGACGCCGGCTTCGTGACCGGGCAGGTGCTGACCGTGGATGGCGGCCAAACCACCAGCGCTTACGTCAGCGACGCTATGGTGGCGTGCTGGGTAGACGCCCATCCGGAGTCATGA